Proteins encoded in a region of the Megalops cyprinoides isolate fMegCyp1 chromosome 3, fMegCyp1.pri, whole genome shotgun sequence genome:
- the atf5a gene encoding uncharacterized protein atf5a yields the protein MMAPSVPRWKTRLVCPVDPLALSPPQANHSQPQGRRGVEPEKSRRLIGNGLTDWMTEEVDFSSYLPAPHSSPSPNSSLPPSPLQQDIQVPSDLEVMTSLLQEELAQLEDYFLSDSLAEKALKLGKCDKVAPAVGPQPHYQLPYHSYTSSQSESSPLLVTLATGELDLLGLCGGTIGRSKTPRHAPYSCSRPNSNGRRRVCDGMRLGEGLDNSIWSPKGNNSGGLSVAVTGSYCCLEEENVVGKGYCLGGAVEIRKCSILPKEEKNYCFAEDPTGREKMGMGYGFSDGSLDVPHKKEEQLMYGVQEVSSGDNGMAMEALRGDGCGEVAQPMAWKTEMGDSCFLPPGLDGPRHGFLGAVDEPMRAAGLETGRQHGGYCSDFLENQNPECLSGGEAEGLELGPTGHRAALGHKQDLSGVKAALEAPVEGPHGERRQKKRDQNKTAAHRYRQRKRAELDSLEEQLHGLEGRNRELRDKAESVEREIQYVKDLLIEVYKARSQRLKHDTGP from the exons ATGATGGCGCCGTCGGTTCCCCGCTGGAAGACCCGTCTCGTCTGCCCGGTAgaccccctcgctctctctcccccacaggCTAACCACAGCCAACCACAGGGGCGGAGGGGGGTGGAGCCAGAGAAGAGCAGGCGCTTAATTG GCAATGGTCTCACTGACTGGATGACGGAAGAAGTGGATTTCTCCTCTTACCTCCCTGcccctcactcctctccctctcccaatTCCTCCCTTCCCCCATCACCCCTCCAACAGGACATCCAGGTACCCTCCGACCTGGAGGTCATGACCTCTCTCCTGCAAGAAGAGCTTGCTCAGCTGGAGGACTACTTCCTGTCTGACTCGCTTGCCGAAAAAGCTTTAAAATTGGGAAAATGCGACAAAGTTGCTCCAGCAGTGGGTCCACAGCCGCACTACCAGTTGCCCTATCATTCGTAcacctccagccaatcagaatccaGCCCACTTCTTGTTACCCTGGCAACTGGGGAACTCGACCTGCTGGGGTTGTGTGGCGGCACCATTGGCCGATCCAAAACGCCTCGGCACGCCCCTTACAGTTGCAGCCGCCCTAACAGCAATGGTCGTAGGAGAGTTTGCGATGGGATGAGGTTGGGAGAGGGTTTGGACAATAGTATCTGGAGTCCCAAAGGGAATAACTCAGGGGGCCTTAGCGTAGCAGTTACCGGCAGTTACTGCTGTCTAGAGGAAGAGAATGTGGTTGGGAAGGGGTATTGCCTTGGTGGCGCGGTCGAGATTAGAAAATGCAGCATATTACCGAAGGAAGAGAAAAACTACTGTTTCGCAGAAGATCCTACTGGCAGGGAGAAGATGGGCATGGGCTACGGGTTTAGCGACGGGTCACTTGATGTCCCCCACAAGAAAGAGGAGCAGCTGATGTACGGCGTGCAGGAGGTCAGCAGCGGCGACAACGGCATGGCGATGGAGGCGCTGCGAGGTGACGGCTGCGGCGAGGTGGCGCAACCCATGGCCTGGAAGACGGAGATGGGGGACAGCTGCTTCCTTCCGCCCGGTCTGGACGGACCCCGCCACGGGTTTCTGGGTGCAGTAGATGAGCCCATGAGAGCGGCGGGTCTGGAGACGGGGCGCCAGCATGGCGGCTACTGCTCCGATTTCCTGGAGAATCAAAACCCGGAGTGCCTGTCGGGGGGAGAGGCGGAGGGGCTCGAGTTGGGGCCCACAGGCCACCGAGCCGCACTGGGGCACAAGCAAGACCTCTCCGGTGTCAAAGCAGCGCTGGAGGCCCCCGTGGAAGGCCCCCATGGAGAGCGCAGGCAGAAGAAGAGAGACCAGAACAAGACCGCCGCTCACAG GTACCGCCAGCGCAAGAGGGCAGAGCTGGACTCtctggaggagcagctgcacGGGCTGGAGGGGCGGAACCGCGAGCTACGGGACAAGGCGGAGTCCGTGGAACGAGAGATCCAGTACGTCAAAGACCTTCTCATCGAGGTCTACAAGGCCCGCAGCCAGCGGCTCAAGCACGACACCGGCCCCTGA